GCACTGCGGCCGGTGAGCAGGGCCAGGACGACCTTGGTGTAGAGGGTCGAGTGGAGGTACGGCTCGGGCTTCTCCGGGGAGCCCAGCCAGTCCTCGACATCGGTGATCCCGGCGTCGGTGATGGCGTACCGCTTGCGCTCCGGCCCGCCGCCGCTCTCGACGCCGTCGACCTCGACGAGGCCGTTCTTCAGGAGCCGGGACATGGTCGAGTAGACCTGCCCGTAGGCGAGCGGCCGGTCATGGCCGAACTTCTCGTCGAAGGCGCGCTTGAGGTCGTACCCGTGGCGCGGTCCGGCCTCCAGGAGGCCGAGCAGTGTGTGACCGATGGACATGGGGGCGACTGTACACACGGTGTATACCTCGTGTGTATAGCGGGACCCATGGCTGAATGATCACAGCCCTGTAGCTACAGCACCCCGTAACCCGCAACCCGCAACCCGTCGGAGCCCGTCATCCTCATCGCAGCCATACTCCTGTCCGTGCCCGCCGTCGCCATCCTCGTGGCGAAGGCGATCCACCTGCTGGTGGCTCGGAGGGTCACGTACGCCCGTACCCGGTCCGGCCGCTTCGGTGAACTCGCGGCGCTCTGCCTGTGCGTGGGCGTGCTCGCGTTTGCCGTGGGGAACATGAGCGGGTTCGAGTCCCGGCCCACCCGCGCCTGCGCCACGGCGCGCTCGGGTCACTTCGACCCGCGTTCCCACCAGGACGCGTCCAACGCCGGAGTCACCGTCATCAGCCGGGCTTTCCCCCCGTCGGTGGTGTGCACCTGGCCGGACGGCAGCACGGTTCAGCTCGTGCCGTTCTGGGTCACCTGGGCGCTGCCGACTTCCCTGGCCGGAGCCGTCGTGTTCGCTGGATTAGCTGTCCGCTACTCGGCGCCGCAGCCCTCGGCTCCTTCGGGAACCCGGCCGTGAGCGAATCCACTGGCGCGGTGCGGTCAGCGGTACAGCACGACGAGTGAGGCGAGGAGAAGGGCAGCTGAGGCTGAGAGCCCCAGGATCCGGTAGCGGCTCCACGCGGCCAGTGCGAGCAGGCAGGCCCACGCTCCGCCGGTGATGGTGGCGGCCCACCATCCGGCCGCCGTCTGTGCGGCGGCGAGAGGGAACGGCGCCAGCGCGATCGTCGGCAGGATGACTGCGAGCCGGGTCCCGATGTCCCCGATGGCCAGCCGCTTGTAGACGACCGTCAGGACGATCAGGGCAGTCGTCAGGGCGAGGGGTACGGCCGCCCAGTCCCACCAGGTCCAACAGAGGCCGTCCACCGTCTCGCAGGCCCGGGCCTTGTGCTGCCTGACCCAGGAGAAGAACCGAACGGCACCGCAAGCCAGAACCGCACCGGTGACGGCCGCTCCGGACGCTCTCGATAACACTGCCCGTGGCTCTGCGTGTGGGGTGCTCATGCCTGCAGTCTTGCCCAGTCGGTTCCTCGGGGCCTGAGTACTTTGACTCAGGCCCCGAGGCGGTTACTCGGGGGACGACTTCGGGGGGCGGCCGCGGCGGGGGAGGGGGCCGGGGGAGGAGGGGAGGCGGCCGGATTCCGCCAGGGCGCGGCGGAGCAGGAACTCGATCTGGGCGTTGGCGCTGCGCAGTTCGTCCCCCGCCCAGCGGGCGAGCGCGTCGTACACCTGGGGGTCGAGCCGCAGCAGCACCTGTTTGCGGGGTGCGCGGCGGGCCGGGCCGGCCGTGGCGCCCGTACCGGCGGCGCCGCCCGCGCCCGCCGGGCCGGTGGCCGGGGCGGCGCGCTCGTCGTCGCCGGGGCTGCGGGGGGTTGCCTGCTCGCCGCCCGGCATCACTGGTAGAGGGTGCCGGTGTTCACGACGGGCTGGGCCGCGCGGTCGCCGCAGAGCACCACCATCAGGTTGGAGACCATGGCGGCCTTGCGGTCGGGGTCCAGGTCCACGACGTCCTCTTCCTGCAGGCGGGTCAGGGCCAGCTCGACCATACCCACGGCGCCCTCGACGATCAGGCGACGGGCCGCGACGACCGCGCCGGCCTGCTGCCGCTGGAGCATGGCCGAGGCGATCTCCGGGGCGTACGCGAGGTGCGTGAAGCGGGATTCGATGATGTGGACGCCGGCCGCCTCGACCCGGACCCGCAGTTCGACCGCGAGCTTCTCGGTGATCTCCTCGGCGTTGCCGCGCAGGGAGAGGCCGCCCTCGTCGTGGGCGTCGTAGGGGTACTCGATGGCGATGTGCCGGACGGCGGCCTCGGTCTGCGTCTCGACGAACTCGGTGAAGTCGTCGACCTCGAAGAGGGCCCGCGCGGTGTCCTCGACCTTCCAGACCACGACGGCGGCCAGTTCGATCGGGTTGCCGTAGGCGTCGTTGACCTTCAGGACGGCGGTCTCGTGGTTGCGGACGCGGGTGGAGATCTTGTCGCGGGAGGTCAGCGGGTTGACCCAGCGCAGGCCGTCGGTGCGGATGGTGCCCCGGTAGCGGCCGAAGAGCTGGACCACGCGGGCCTCGCCCGGCGCGACCGTGTTGAGCCCGCACATCGCGTAGAAGGAGCCGAGGGTGACGACGACCCCGAAGGCGATCA
This is a stretch of genomic DNA from Streptomyces sp. NBC_00536. It encodes these proteins:
- a CDS encoding PadR family transcriptional regulator, whose protein sequence is MSIGHTLLGLLEAGPRHGYDLKRAFDEKFGHDRPLAYGQVYSTMSRLLKNGLVEVDGVESGGGPERKRYAITDAGITDVEDWLGSPEKPEPYLHSTLYTKVVLALLTGRSAERLLDTQRAEHLRLMRLLTTRKRKGDLADQLICDHALFHLEADLRWLELAAARLDQLAGEVLSREVRP
- a CDS encoding SPFH domain-containing protein; this encodes MTKTTEMPEPQVREFPAHSVGGGLALLLGLLGLVLGAGLIATGAVLTAVGAKAGLIAFGVVVTLGSFYAMCGLNTVAPGEARVVQLFGRYRGTIRTDGLRWVNPLTSRDKISTRVRNHETAVLKVNDAYGNPIELAAVVVWKVEDTARALFEVDDFTEFVETQTEAAVRHIAIEYPYDAHDEGGLSLRGNAEEITEKLAVELRVRVEAAGVHIIESRFTHLAYAPEIASAMLQRQQAGAVVAARRLIVEGAVGMVELALTRLQEEDVVDLDPDRKAAMVSNLMVVLCGDRAAQPVVNTGTLYQ